A region of Porites lutea chromosome 13, jaPorLute2.1, whole genome shotgun sequence DNA encodes the following proteins:
- the LOC140922325 gene encoding uncharacterized protein: MVARCPPSWQNSSTAQKCISTNYSADPSTALPVFDATENLTYANIYCAMCHGKTRHLHHWSLKILRNLRPDISLQDIRLPNALWEALPGVDMTSYKCLVTPKEAIAGPDTKEKRFCRAYANGIAIEQEKNFKNPHCALLSSENILVNNSVVCHRELRLPSRLAFMIFTFSSKARVNNLEFRSSAVRNEVSCDINEIYDPFKGRCLSVDADFKHENTSEQKLCRGPRIPSSEFLLLANHSVYVIPHQKVYNNDSFIEINKTLIVCSNFSRNYTIIKEKPGKDPNLNRDQTLTFIVITYVGFSLSIISLFFLLLTYFLFGELRTYPGKAVMHLSCAMIAMQSLYFAADPDVVSSTGCASLGALLHYSILAFFLWMGAIAHSTMKTFLEPRKPHCFALNTLNRGY; the protein is encoded by the coding sequence ATGGTCGCCAGatgtccgccatcttggcaAAACTCTTCAACCGCGCAAAAGTGTATATCCACCAATTACTCTGCTGATCCTAGCACTGCTTTACCAGTTTTTGATGCAACGGAGAATCTAACATATGCCAACATTTACTGCGCGATGTGTCATGGGAAGACACGTCACCTACACCACTGGAGTCTTAAAATATTGAGAAACCTGCGGCCGGATATCTCATTGCAGGACATAAGGCTACCAAATGCGTTGTGGGAAGCACTACCTGGTGTAGATATGACTAGTTACAAATGTCTTGTTACACCTAAGGAGGCCATTGCAGGACCTGATACGAAAGAGAAACGATTCTGCCGAGCTTACGCCAATGGAATTGCcattgaacaagaaaaaaatttcaagaaccCTCATTGTGCTCTTCTATCGTCGGAGAACATTCTCGTGAACAACTCGGTAGTTTGCCATCGTGAACTCCGTCTTCCGTCTAGGCTGGCTTTCATGATCTTCACTTTTTCCAGCAAGGCCAGAGttaacaatttagaattcagAAGTTCAGCTGTGCGTAATGAAGTTAGCTGTGACATCAACGAGATCTACGATCCATTCAAAGGAAGATGTCTGTCAGTTGACGCCGATTTCAAGCACGAGAACACGTCAGAGCAAAAGCTTTGCCGTGGTCCGCGCATCCCGTCCAGCGAATTTCTTCTTCTCGCTAACCATTCAGTTTACGTTATTCCGCACCAAAAAGTCTACAATAACGACagctttattgaaataaataaaacacttATTGTTTGCTCGAACTTTTCCCGCAACTACActataataaaagaaaaacctgGGAAAGATCCGAACCTAAATCGAGACCAAACGCTAACTTTCATCGTCATCACTTATGTTGGGTTTTCGTTGTcaattatttccctttttttccttttgctgaCGTATTTCCTGTTTGGAGAGCTGCGGACCTACCCTGGTAAAGCAGTAATGCACCTGTCATGCGCAATGATAGCCATGCAGTCCTTGTATTTTGCTGCAGACCCTGACGTCGTTTCCTCTACAGGCTGTGCTTCGCTGGGTGCCTTGTTGCATTACTCCATCCTTGCTTTTTTCCTTTGGATGGGTGCTATCGCTCACAGCACCATGAAGACTTTCTTAGAGCCACGTAAGCCTCACTGTTTTGCACTGAACAcattaaatagaggatattag